ATTATCATTATGTTTTTCTTTTTGAAAGATCTAAAATCTCCTTTAATTATTGCAATTAGTATTCCTGTTTCTTTAGTTATCAGTATATTATTCATGTACCTTTTCGGATTATCTATCAACATTATTTCGTTATCAGGACTTATTCTTGGAGTGGGAATGATGATAGACAATGCGATTATTGTTATTGATAATATTACTCAAAAGCTAGAAGAAGGAAATGATTTACTTAATGCATGTGTAAAAGGAACAAATGAAATCATTACACCTTTAATAAGTTCGGTTTTAACAACTTGTTCTGTGTTTTTACCATTGTTATTTTTAAGTGGAATAACTGGAGCTTTATTTTATGATCAGGCGTTAGCAGTAGGTATTGGTTTGTTTTCGTCTTTATTAGTATCTGTTTTTTTGATTCCTGTAATTTACAGACAGTTAAAAAATAAAGAGTTTAGTATTGAAAAGAAATTACAGCTAAGTGTTAAGACACAAAATGTAGAAGAATGGTATGAAAAAGGATATTATTTTTTCTTTAAAAACAAAGGAATTGTATATGGTATAGCAATTTTATTCACAGGGTTAGCACTATTATTTTTTAATGTTATGCCCTATTCTCAGCTTCCAAAAATAAACCAAAACGAGGCCATTTTAACAATTGATTGGAATGAGAGTATTACTGTTCAAGAAAATCAAAAACGTATTCAGGCTATTTTAAAAGATAAATTAGCTATAGAAACTACTTTTTCACAGGTTGGTGAACAGCAATTTTTATTACAACAAGAAAATGCAAAAAGTTTCTCTGAAGGAGTTGTTTATATAAAAGTAAAAACAGTTGAAGATTTAAAACAGCTTAAGGAAAGTATACGTCAAAGTATGCAAAGTAATTTTACAAGTGCTACATACACGTTTGAAGATCCCAAAAACATTTTTCAATACTTATTTGGAAGTCAGAAGAATGGTTTAATAGCGCAAATTTCTTCTAAAAGTTCTTTGGAAGTTCCTGCTGAAAATAAATTACCAATAATAAAAAGCTATTTACAAGAATTTACAACTGATGAAATTCCATTAAAACAAACGGTATTTATCGAAATTTTGCACGAACAAGTATTATTATATAATGTTTCTTATGACGATTTATTAAATGAATTAAAATCTACCTTTAATCAGAATTTTATAGACAACTTGAAAACTTCTCAAAAGTTTATACCTATAATGCTCAATTATGATAACAAGGAATTTGAAACTATGATTTCTGATTTGTTTGTAAGAAATAAAAACAAAGAATTGATTGCAGTTCGTAATTTGATAAAAACATTTCCTTCAGAACAGTATAAAACAATCACTTCAAACAGAAGCGGCGAATATTTGGCTTTTAATGTAATTTCTAATGGACCTACTAATGAGGATATATATAAAATTCAAAATAAAATAAGAGCAAATCAAGATTTTAATGTTCGTTTCAGTGGAAGTTATTTCGATATAAAAGCTTTAGGAAATGAATTGTTAGTTGTTGTATTAGTTGCATTGTTGTTGTTATATTTAATTATGGCAGCTCAGTTTGAATCATTATGGCAGCCATTAATTATTTTATTAGAAATACCTATTGATATTGGAGGAGCACTATTGTTATTGTGGTTGTTTGGAGGAACTATAAATGTAATGGCAGCAATTGGAATTGTAGTCATGAGCGGAGTAATTATTAACGATAGTATTTTAAAACTGCATACAATTAATTTATTACGGAAAGAAGGAAAAATCATTAGTGAAGCAATTAAGTTAGGAGGAAAACTACGTTTAAAACCTATTTTAATGACCTCTTTTACTACAATTTTAGCTTTATTACCATTTCTTTTCATAGGAGGATTAGGAGCAAAACTGCAAAAACCTTTAGCGTTAACGGTAATTGGAGGTATGTTAATAGGAACATTCATTAGTTTATATTTTATTCCGTTGATGTATACTTTATTAAGTAAAAAAGAAGTCTCAAATAATGAATAATATATTTAAAAATTATCTACTTATTTTCTTTTGTTTAAATATTTCAAATGTAATAGCACAAAAAAGATGGTCTCTAGAAAATTGTATAAAATATGCAGAGACTCATAATGTTGATGTTATTAAGCAAAAAATTAGATCTGAGATATTAAATAGTGATATAAAAATAGCGAAAGGAAATTATCTGCCAGACCTTAATTTTGGCGCTTCACAAAATTTCTCTTTAGGAAATTCATTTAATGTTTCTACAGGAGTAGGACAAAGAGAAAGTAGTTCAAATAGTTTTAGTTTATCATCTAGTTTAAATGTTTTTAATGGTTTTTCCAATAGATATAGATTACAAAGCGCTAGGCTTACTAAAGAAAAATCTGAATCGAATATTGAGAAAATTAGATTAGACATTACTTTAAATATTATTAACAAGTATTTACAAGTGTTATTTAATAAAGAAATAGTGAAAGTTGCTGAACAACAACTGAAAATAAGTTCTGAGAACTATAATCGATTAAATAGTCTTTATAGTAATGCACTTGTAGGAAAAAGAGAATTATTAGAAATAGAGTCTACATTAGCTTCAGATAAAAGAGAGAAAATTATCGCAGAAAACAATGTTAGAAATAGCCTAATAGAACTTCAAGAGTTATTGGATGTTAAGCAAATACAAGGTTTTGATATAGATGAGGTAATTATAGAAAATGTATCTACTTTTGATTCTGAGATTTCTGATGAATTAATAGATAAAAACCCAGAGATAGTTTCATCAAAACTGGATATCGATATTAAAACTAAAGAACTCAAAATTGCTAAAACTGGATCA
This genomic window from Tenacibaculum sp. 190524A05c contains:
- a CDS encoding efflux RND transporter permease subunit: MVKFLINRPIAVFMTTLAFLLLGVVASNRIATSLMPDIAIPEITVQVSYPNNTARELETNVIRALRNQLLQVSNLKDISSETRDGFATLKLQFEYGTNTNLAFVETNEKVDASLNSLPRNLDRPKVIKASVTDIPIVNLAVTLKEEVTSENFLELSDFTETVLKKRVEQLPDIALADISGITKPEIVVIPDGQKLQNLKISSNELINVIKQNNFEFGNLLVQNGIYQYNFKFNNPLKTKKDVENIDIKIEEKLFKLKDLAQVKLQPVKDRGLVYVNGKRSIVLAIIKQADARVYELKEALEKVTESFKTDYPNLEFTTNQDQTKLLKLSIDNLKSSLWIGSFLAIIIMFFFLKDLKSPLIIAISIPVSLVISILFMYLFGLSINIISLSGLILGVGMMIDNAIIVIDNITQKLEEGNDLLNACVKGTNEIITPLISSVLTTCSVFLPLLFLSGITGALFYDQALAVGIGLFSSLLVSVFLIPVIYRQLKNKEFSIEKKLQLSVKTQNVEEWYEKGYYFFFKNKGIVYGIAILFTGLALLFFNVMPYSQLPKINQNEAILTIDWNESITVQENQKRIQAILKDKLAIETTFSQVGEQQFLLQQENAKSFSEGVVYIKVKTVEDLKQLKESIRQSMQSNFTSATYTFEDPKNIFQYLFGSQKNGLIAQISSKSSLEVPAENKLPIIKSYLQEFTTDEIPLKQTVFIEILHEQVLLYNVSYDDLLNELKSTFNQNFIDNLKTSQKFIPIMLNYDNKEFETMISDLFVRNKNKELIAVRNLIKTFPSEQYKTITSNRSGEYLAFNVISNGPTNEDIYKIQNKIRANQDFNVRFSGSYFDIKALGNELLVVVLVALLLLYLIMAAQFESLWQPLIILLEIPIDIGGALLLLWLFGGTINVMAAIGIVVMSGVIINDSILKLHTINLLRKEGKIISEAIKLGGKLRLKPILMTSFTTILALLPFLFIGGLGAKLQKPLALTVIGGMLIGTFISLYFIPLMYTLLSKKEVSNNE
- a CDS encoding TolC family protein; amino-acid sequence: MNNIFKNYLLIFFCLNISNVIAQKRWSLENCIKYAETHNVDVIKQKIRSEILNSDIKIAKGNYLPDLNFGASQNFSLGNSFNVSTGVGQRESSSNSFSLSSSLNVFNGFSNRYRLQSARLTKEKSESNIEKIRLDITLNIINKYLQVLFNKEIVKVAEQQLKISSENYNRLNSLYSNALVGKRELLEIESTLASDKREKIIAENNVRNSLIELQELLDVKQIQGFDIDEVIIENVSTFDSEISDELIDKNPEIVSSKLDIDIKTKELKIAKTGSFPKLSLSYSYNSNYFHIIGEDDVVENQQTGELIPNGFWTQLENNRTHFIGISASFPIFNRFLNRENAKKAEEEIKIAELDLLNNKQVLKNKIRLAKNDVIASKASLSSSEIALQTQKEAFNILSEQYRNGNIGNYEFLEGRNKLIQNSSEYIKAKYEYYFKSKVLMYYFKQRI